The following proteins come from a genomic window of Heyndrickxia acidicola:
- the ftsY gene encoding signal recognition particle-docking protein FtsY, producing the protein MSFLKKLKDKFTQSADSVSDKFKEGLTKTRDNFSTKVNDLVARYRKVDEDFFEELEEILIQADVGFNTVMELIEELKMEVKRKNIKETADVQSVISEKLVEIYENGQDTSSTLNIQDNGLTVVLFVGVNGVGKTTTIGKLAHKFKTEGKKVLLAAGDTFRAGAIDQLEVWGDRVGVEVIKQGEGSDPAAVMYDAIQAAKARKADILLCDTAGRLQNKVNLMNELEKVKRVIEREIPGAPHEVLLVLDATTGQNALIQAKTFKEVTNVSGIVLTKLDGTAKGGIVLAIRNELEIPVKFVGLGEKMDDLQEFDAEKYVYGLFSNLIETAEE; encoded by the coding sequence ATGAGTTTTTTAAAAAAGTTGAAGGATAAATTTACTCAATCAGCTGATTCTGTATCAGATAAATTTAAAGAGGGTCTTACAAAAACAAGGGACAATTTCAGCACTAAAGTTAACGATCTGGTTGCACGCTATCGTAAAGTAGATGAGGATTTTTTTGAAGAACTTGAGGAAATCCTCATTCAGGCGGATGTTGGCTTTAATACAGTCATGGAATTGATTGAAGAATTAAAAATGGAAGTGAAAAGGAAGAACATCAAGGAAACAGCCGATGTACAATCCGTTATTTCTGAAAAGCTCGTTGAAATTTATGAAAACGGACAGGACACATCAAGTACTCTTAATATCCAGGACAACGGATTAACTGTAGTTCTGTTTGTAGGTGTCAATGGCGTGGGAAAAACAACGACAATTGGAAAGCTGGCACACAAGTTTAAAACAGAAGGCAAAAAAGTACTTTTGGCTGCTGGGGATACCTTCAGAGCAGGAGCGATTGATCAATTAGAAGTATGGGGCGACCGTGTCGGTGTGGAGGTCATTAAGCAGGGAGAAGGCTCTGATCCGGCGGCAGTAATGTATGATGCCATTCAGGCAGCCAAAGCCCGTAAAGCGGATATCCTCTTATGCGATACAGCCGGCCGTCTTCAAAATAAAGTGAACTTAATGAACGAATTGGAAAAGGTCAAGCGTGTTATTGAAAGGGAAATACCTGGTGCACCTCATGAAGTGCTGCTGGTATTGGATGCGACTACAGGCCAAAATGCTTTGATACAGGCGAAGACCTTTAAAGAAGTCACAAATGTTTCAGGTATTGTTCTGACCAAGCTTGATGGAACAGCTAAGGGAGGAATTGTATTGGCAATTCGCAACGAGCTCGAAATACCTGTAAAATTTGTTGGCTTAGGGGAGAAGATGGACGATCTTCAGGAGTTTGATGCAGAGAAATATGTCTATGGCCTTTTTTCCAACTTGATTGAAACAGCAGAAGAATAA
- a CDS encoding KH domain-containing protein → MRELILSIVKPLVDFPDDVQLETFEEENQVTYKLSVNREDIGKVIGKRGRVAKAIRTVVYAAAGAKHHKKIYLEINE, encoded by the coding sequence ATGCGAGAGCTAATCTTGTCGATTGTAAAACCCTTAGTCGACTTTCCGGATGATGTACAACTTGAAACCTTTGAAGAAGAGAATCAAGTGACGTATAAACTTTCTGTAAACAGAGAGGATATTGGCAAAGTCATTGGCAAAAGGGGCCGTGTAGCCAAAGCGATTCGGACTGTTGTTTATGCCGCAGCAGGAGCAAAACATCATAAGAAAATTTACTTGGAAATAAACGAGTAG
- a CDS encoding putative DNA-binding protein codes for MLEKTTRINYLYDFYQSLLTPKQRSYMSLYYLDDFSLGEIAEEYEISRQAVFDNIKRTEAMLEEYEEKLLLFQKFQDRSKLYKEIRSLINEGQQSGQLNSLIDKLENLD; via the coding sequence GTGTTAGAGAAAACAACGAGAATAAACTATCTCTATGATTTTTATCAATCTTTGTTGACTCCTAAGCAGCGCAGTTATATGTCCCTCTACTATTTAGATGATTTTTCGCTTGGTGAAATTGCCGAAGAATATGAAATTAGCCGGCAAGCTGTTTTTGATAATATTAAAAGAACAGAGGCCATGCTGGAAGAATATGAAGAGAAGCTCTTGCTCTTTCAAAAATTTCAAGATCGCTCAAAGCTCTATAAAGAAATTAGAAGCCTTATAAATGAAGGGCAGCAGTCCGGGCAATTGAACTCTTTAATTGATAAACTTGAGAATTTAGATTAG
- the ffh gene encoding signal recognition particle protein: MAFEGLADRLQNTIQKIRGKGKVTESDVKEMMREVRLALLEADVNFKVVKEFVKKVSERSVGQEVMKSLTPGQQVIKVVKEELTELMGGEQSQIAVSKRPPTVIMMAGLQGAGKTTTTGKLANLLRKKYNRSPMLVAADIYRPAAIKQLETLGKQLNMPVFSLGDQVSPVEIVRQALEQAKENHNDYVLVDTAGRLHIDGELMNELKEIKDLANPDEIFLVVDSMTGQDAVNVAQSFNEQLEITGVILTKLDGDTRGGAALSIRSVTQKPIKFVGMGEKLDALEPFHPERMASRILGMGDMLTLIEKAQASVDEEKARELEKKMRTMSFTFDDFLDQLGQVRKMGPLEDIIKMLPGANRMKGLDNLQVDEKKIGHVEAIIKSMTKAEKENPEIINAGRKKRIARGSGTNVQEVNRLLKQFEEMKKMMKQMTNMQQKGKKKGFKFPFM; this comes from the coding sequence ATGGCATTTGAAGGATTAGCCGACCGACTGCAAAATACGATACAGAAAATTCGCGGCAAAGGGAAAGTTACTGAATCTGATGTAAAAGAGATGATGAGGGAAGTTCGCCTAGCCTTATTGGAAGCGGACGTTAACTTCAAAGTCGTAAAGGAATTTGTTAAAAAGGTTAGTGAGCGGTCCGTTGGCCAGGAGGTCATGAAAAGCCTGACCCCAGGACAGCAGGTAATAAAAGTGGTAAAAGAAGAACTGACAGAACTTATGGGCGGTGAGCAAAGTCAAATTGCCGTCTCAAAAAGGCCGCCAACCGTCATTATGATGGCAGGGCTGCAGGGTGCAGGGAAAACGACCACTACTGGCAAACTCGCAAATTTATTACGCAAAAAGTATAACCGCAGTCCTATGCTGGTTGCAGCTGATATCTATCGTCCTGCGGCTATAAAGCAGTTGGAAACACTCGGAAAACAATTGAATATGCCTGTTTTTTCACTGGGAGATCAGGTAAGCCCTGTGGAAATTGTCAGGCAGGCTTTAGAACAAGCCAAGGAAAACCACAATGATTATGTCCTGGTGGATACTGCCGGACGTCTGCACATTGATGGAGAGCTTATGAACGAGCTTAAAGAGATCAAGGATCTTGCAAATCCAGATGAGATTTTCCTAGTGGTAGACTCCATGACAGGTCAGGATGCTGTCAATGTTGCACAGAGCTTTAATGAACAGCTGGAGATTACGGGTGTCATTTTAACGAAGCTTGATGGTGATACCCGCGGCGGTGCGGCATTGTCTATCAGAAGTGTTACGCAAAAGCCAATTAAGTTTGTTGGTATGGGCGAAAAGCTCGATGCTCTGGAGCCCTTTCATCCTGAACGAATGGCTTCCCGTATTCTTGGTATGGGAGACATGCTCACACTTATTGAGAAGGCTCAAGCTAGTGTTGATGAAGAAAAAGCCAGAGAGCTTGAGAAAAAAATGCGTACGATGTCCTTTACATTTGATGATTTCCTTGATCAGCTTGGACAGGTGCGTAAAATGGGTCCTCTTGAGGATATCATTAAAATGCTCCCAGGTGCTAACCGCATGAAAGGATTGGATAATCTTCAGGTGGATGAGAAGAAAATCGGCCACGTTGAAGCGATTATTAAATCCATGACCAAAGCTGAGAAAGAAAACCCTGAAATTATTAATGCGGGAAGAAAGAAACGGATTGCTAGAGGCAGCGGTACTAATGTACAGGAAGTAAACCGTCTTCTTAAGCAATTTGAAGAAATGAAAAAAATGATGAAGCAAATGACGAATATGCAGCAAAAAGGGAAGAAAAAAGGCTTTAAATTTCCGTTTATGTAA
- the rpsP gene encoding 30S ribosomal protein S16, with the protein MAVKIRLKRMGAKKTPFYRIVVADSRSPRDGRFIETVGTYNPVAQPAEVKIDEQLALKWLQTGAKPSDTVRNLFSKQGIMEKFHNLKNNK; encoded by the coding sequence ATGGCAGTAAAAATTCGTTTAAAACGTATGGGAGCTAAAAAAACTCCTTTCTATCGTATCGTAGTAGCAGATTCTCGTTCTCCTCGTGATGGACGTTTCATTGAAACAGTAGGAACTTACAATCCGGTTGCTCAACCAGCTGAAGTGAAAATTGATGAGCAATTAGCACTTAAATGGCTTCAAACTGGTGCGAAACCATCTGACACAGTTCGCAACCTATTCTCAAAACAAGGCATCATGGAAAAATTCCACAATTTAAAAAACAATAAGTAA
- a CDS encoding YlqD family protein, with product MKILQSVAVKQILTEKSKGKLLASYENNRLSLQKECEQLRFECKKMEHTKKFSSPSLKIHFEKEINTRQEKIKLLDFQIEQLNILPLGSELKEQEIQALVDVKVGDHWEEIKNKREIIITDGVITELR from the coding sequence ATGAAAATTCTTCAATCTGTCGCCGTTAAACAAATCTTGACCGAGAAAAGCAAAGGGAAATTGCTTGCTTCCTATGAAAATAATAGGCTTTCTTTACAAAAAGAATGTGAACAGCTGCGTTTTGAGTGTAAGAAAATGGAGCATACAAAGAAATTTTCCTCACCAAGCTTAAAAATACATTTCGAGAAAGAAATTAATACAAGACAGGAAAAAATTAAACTTCTGGATTTTCAAATTGAGCAATTGAACATATTGCCTCTCGGCAGTGAACTGAAGGAACAGGAAATTCAAGCATTAGTGGATGTTAAGGTTGGGGACCATTGGGAAGAAATAAAGAATAAGAGAGAAATTATTATTACAGACGGGGTTATTACAGAATTACGCTAG